Proteins from one Lachnospiraceae bacterium KGMB03038 genomic window:
- a CDS encoding ABC transporter ATP-binding protein, which produces MEELIRIEDVYKIYHPGENEIRALDGVSLTVSEGEFAAIIGHSGSGKSTLMNILGCLDIPTSGRYYLKGKDVSRLSDDRLSEIRNREIGFIFQGFNLIHNLDAAGNVELPLIYRGMERRKRKETARKALEMVGLGARMYHKPSQMSGGQQQRVAVARALAARPPLILADEPTGNLDSRTTGEILDILKELHKTGRTVIIITHDPDIAKQAHRVICIQDGKIQEEYRNKA; this is translated from the coding sequence ATGGAGGAATTAATTCGAATCGAAGATGTTTATAAAATCTATCATCCGGGCGAAAATGAGATCCGCGCTCTGGACGGGGTCAGTCTTACGGTTTCGGAAGGAGAATTTGCAGCGATCATAGGACATTCCGGTTCAGGAAAGTCAACCTTGATGAATATTCTGGGATGTCTGGATATACCTACTTCCGGACGGTATTATCTGAAAGGAAAGGATGTATCGAGGCTTTCGGATGACAGGTTGTCAGAGATCCGCAATCGGGAGATCGGGTTTATTTTCCAAGGGTTTAATCTGATTCATAATCTGGACGCGGCGGGCAATGTAGAGCTTCCTTTGATCTACAGAGGCATGGAGAGGAGAAAGAGAAAGGAAACAGCCAGGAAAGCTTTGGAAATGGTCGGCCTGGGAGCAAGAATGTATCATAAGCCTTCTCAAATGTCTGGAGGACAACAGCAAAGAGTCGCAGTGGCGCGGGCTCTGGCCGCCCGTCCGCCTTTGATCCTGGCGGATGAGCCTACCGGAAATCTGGATTCGCGGACGACAGGAGAGATTCTGGATATTTTGAAAGAATTACATAAAACAGGAAGAACTGTTATTATCATTACCCATGACCCGGATATCGCCAAACAAGCTCACCGGGTAATCTGTATTCAGGACGGGAAGATCCAGGAAGAATATAGAAACAAAGCGTAA
- a CDS encoding sugar transporter: MSITSETAKEHANDPAVLCCRAEEGITIEPANLEDPSIFDELVDSGLLSLDGCLTISQVLGATLTKTSDSLCPLTPDNVSGFKEAADSAEETEKAEDSAPAAATITDIRADGAVTTIRGGKVVISIKEGKDIYLELPI, translated from the coding sequence ATGTCAATTACATCTGAAACCGCAAAAGAACATGCAAACGATCCAGCTGTATTATGCTGCCGGGCCGAAGAAGGGATCACGATCGAACCTGCCAATCTGGAAGATCCGTCTATTTTCGATGAACTGGTAGATTCTGGTCTTCTTTCTCTTGATGGATGTCTCACGATTTCTCAAGTTCTTGGAGCCACCCTCACTAAGACCAGCGATTCTCTCTGTCCACTGACACCGGATAATGTATCTGGGTTCAAGGAGGCGGCCGACAGTGCCGAGGAAACGGAAAAAGCTGAAGACAGCGCGCCGGCGGCAGCTACCATTACTGATATCAGAGCAGACGGCGCGGTAACAACAATCCGAGGCGGAAAAGTTGTTATTTCTATCAAGGAAGGAAAAGACATTTATCTTGAACTGCCAATTTAG
- a CDS encoding 50S ribosomal protein L17, with product MAKYRKLGRTSSQRKALLRNQVTALINHGKIRTTEAKAKEIRKITEKLIALAVKEKDNFEEVTVKAKVARKDKDGKRVKEVVDGKKVTVYDEEEKTIKKDLPSRLHARRQMLKVLYPVKDVPAAAAGRKKNTKQVDLVAKLFDEIAPKYENRQGGYTRIVKIGQRKGDAAMEVLIELV from the coding sequence ATGGCAAAATATAGAAAACTCGGCAGAACATCAAGCCAGAGAAAAGCATTGTTGAGAAACCAGGTAACTGCTCTGATCAATCATGGCAAGATCAGAACCACAGAGGCAAAGGCAAAAGAAATCCGCAAGATCACTGAAAAGCTGATCGCGCTGGCAGTAAAAGAGAAGGATAACTTCGAAGAAGTTACTGTAAAAGCTAAAGTGGCCCGCAAGGACAAAGACGGTAAGAGAGTAAAAGAAGTCGTAGACGGAAAGAAAGTAACCGTATATGACGAGGAAGAGAAAACGATCAAGAAGGATCTTCCAAGCAGACTTCACGCTCGCCGCCAGATGTTAAAGGTGCTGTATCCAGTGAAAGACGTACCTGCGGCAGCGGCTGGAAGAAAGAAAAATACAAAACAGGTAGATCTTGTGGCAAAATTGTTTGACGAGATCGCGCCTAAATATGAGAACCGTCAGGGCGGATATACCAGAATCGTGAAGATCGGCCAGAGAAAGGGCGATGCCGCGATGGAAGTTCTGATCGAACTTGTATAG
- a CDS encoding DNA-directed RNA polymerase subunit alpha: MFDFNKPNIEITEISEDKKYGRFVVEPLERGYGTTLGNSLRRIMLSSLPGTAISQVKIDGVLHEFSSIPGVKEDVTEIIMNLKSLAIKNSSDTDEPKTAYIEFEGEGVVTAADIQVDQDIEIMNPETVIATLNGGADSKLYMELTITNGRGYVSSEKNKNDELPIAVIPIDSIYTPVERVNLTVENTRVGQITDFDKLTLDVYTNGTLCPDEAVSLAAKVLSEHLRLFIDLSEVAQAAEVMIEKEDDEKEKVLEMSIDELELSVRSYNCLKRAGINTVEELTNRTPEDMMKVRNLGRKSLEEVLAKLDELGLSLSKGEE; encoded by the coding sequence GTGTTTGATTTTAATAAACCAAATATTGAAATAACCGAGATTTCAGAAGATAAGAAATATGGGAGATTTGTTGTAGAGCCTCTGGAGAGGGGTTATGGTACAACATTAGGTAATTCCCTCAGAAGAATCATGCTTTCCTCTCTGCCGGGAACGGCGATCAGTCAGGTAAAGATTGACGGGGTGCTGCATGAATTCAGCTCGATTCCTGGGGTGAAAGAAGATGTTACAGAGATCATCATGAACCTGAAGTCTCTTGCGATCAAGAACAGCTCCGACACCGATGAGCCTAAGACGGCTTATATCGAGTTTGAAGGAGAAGGCGTGGTCACAGCGGCAGACATCCAGGTGGATCAGGACATTGAGATCATGAATCCTGAAACCGTTATCGCAACATTGAACGGCGGGGCAGACAGCAAACTTTACATGGAGCTGACCATCACGAATGGAAGAGGCTATGTAAGTTCTGAGAAGAATAAAAACGACGAATTACCAATCGCTGTAATTCCAATTGATTCTATTTATACTCCGGTGGAGCGCGTTAATCTTACAGTTGAGAATACCCGTGTGGGTCAGATCACTGATTTTGACAAATTGACGTTAGACGTATACACTAACGGAACTCTCTGCCCGGATGAGGCGGTGAGTCTGGCCGCAAAGGTACTGAGTGAGCATTTGAGACTCTTTATCGATCTGTCAGAGGTCGCGCAGGCGGCAGAGGTAATGATCGAGAAGGAAGACGATGAGAAGGAGAAAGTGCTCGAGATGAGCATTGATGAACTGGAATTGTCTGTCCGCTCATATAACTGCCTGAAGAGAGCCGGAATCAATACAGTGGAAGAGCTGACAAACCGGACACCGGAAGATATGATGAAGGTGCGGAATCTGGGACGTAAATCCCTGGAGGAAGTTCTGGCGAAGCTGGATGAATTGGGATTGTCCTTAAGCAAAGGCGAGGAATAA
- the rpsD gene encoding 30S ribosomal protein S4: MAVNRVPVLKRCRSLGMDPVYLGIDKKSNRQLKRSNRKMSEYALQLREKQKAKFIYGVLEKPFRNYYKKAKQMSGMTGENLMRLLESRLDNVVFRMGLARTRREARQIVDHKHVLVNGKQVNIPSYLIKAGDTIEIKEKHKSSPRYKEIVEVTGGRLVPEWIESDLENLKGTIKELPTRDVIDVPVDEMLIVELYSK; this comes from the coding sequence ATGGCAGTAAACAGAGTTCCTGTTCTGAAAAGATGTAGATCCCTTGGCATGGATCCGGTATATTTAGGAATTGACAAGAAGTCAAACAGACAACTGAAAAGATCCAACAGAAAAATGAGCGAATATGCTCTGCAGCTCCGTGAGAAGCAGAAAGCAAAATTCATCTACGGTGTGTTGGAGAAACCTTTCAGAAATTACTATAAAAAAGCAAAACAGATGAGCGGTATGACAGGTGAGAACCTGATGCGCCTTCTGGAGTCAAGACTGGACAACGTTGTGTTCCGTATGGGTCTTGCGAGAACCAGACGTGAAGCAAGACAGATCGTAGACCACAAGCATGTTCTGGTCAATGGAAAACAGGTAAATATCCCTTCTTATCTGATCAAGGCGGGAGATACCATTGAAATCAAAGAAAAGCACAAAAGCTCTCCAAGATATAAGGAGATCGTAGAGGTTACAGGCGGACGTCTGGTTCCAGAATGGATCGAGTCAGATCTTGAGAACCTGAAAGGAACAATCAAGGAGCTTCCGACACGCGACGTGATCGATGTTCCTGTAGACGAGATGCTGATCGTCGAATTATATTCTAAATAA
- the rpsK gene encoding 30S ribosomal protein S11 gives MAKKVTKKVTKKRVKKNVEHGQAHIQSSFNNTIVTLTDAQGNALSWASAGGLGFRGSRKSTPYAAQMAAETAAKAALVHGLKSVDVMVKGPGSGREAAIRALQACGIDVTSIRDVTPVPHNGCRPPKRRRV, from the coding sequence ATGGCAAAGAAAGTTACAAAGAAAGTGACAAAGAAACGTGTCAAGAAAAACGTTGAACACGGACAAGCACATATCCAGTCATCCTTCAACAACACGATCGTGACTCTGACGGATGCGCAGGGAAATGCTCTGTCATGGGCAAGTGCTGGCGGTCTGGGATTCAGAGGTTCAAGGAAATCTACCCCTTATGCAGCGCAGATGGCAGCAGAGACTGCAGCTAAGGCGGCATTAGTACATGGTTTGAAATCAGTTGACGTTATGGTAAAAGGACCAGGTTCAGGAAGAGAAGCAGCGATCCGCGCTCTTCAGGCATGTGGAATCGATGTAACAAGTATCCGTGACGTTACACCGGTACCTCATAATGGATGCCGTCCGCCGAAACGCAGAAGAGTATAA
- the rpsM gene encoding 30S ribosomal protein S13, producing the protein MARIAGVDLPRDKRVEIGLTYIYGIGRSSSNRILAEAGVDPDIRCRDLTDEDVKKISTVIDETQMVEGDLRREIALNIKRLQEIGCYRGIRHRKGLPVRGQKTKTNARTRKGPKRTVANKKK; encoded by the coding sequence ATGGCTCGTATAGCAGGTGTAGACTTACCAAGAGACAAACGTGTAGAAATCGGACTGACTTATATTTACGGGATTGGAAGATCCAGCTCCAACCGTATCCTTGCAGAGGCTGGAGTTGATCCGGATATCCGCTGCAGAGATCTTACAGATGAGGATGTAAAGAAGATCAGTACCGTGATCGATGAGACTCAGATGGTAGAAGGAGATCTTCGCCGTGAGATCGCTCTGAACATCAAGAGACTTCAGGAAATCGGCTGCTACAGAGGAATCCGTCACAGAAAAGGACTTCCGGTACGTGGTCAGAAGACAAAGACCAACGCGAGAACCAGAAAAGGTCCAAAGAGAACCGTAGCAAACAAGAAGAAATAA
- the rpmJ gene encoding 50S ribosomal protein L36 — translation MKVRSSVKPICEKCKVIKRKGSIRIICENPKHKQRQG, via the coding sequence ATGAAGGTTAGGTCATCAGTAAAACCAATTTGCGAGAAATGCAAAGTGATCAAAAGAAAAGGAAGCATTCGTATTATCTGCGAGAATCCGAAGCATAAACAAAGACAGGGTTAG
- the infA gene encoding translation initiation factor IF-1, whose amino-acid sequence MSKADVIEIEGTVVEKLPNAMFQVELENGHQVLAHISGKLRMNFIKILPGDKVTLELSPYDLSKGRIIWRDK is encoded by the coding sequence ATGTCAAAAGCTGACGTAATCGAAATTGAAGGAACCGTAGTGGAGAAACTGCCAAACGCCATGTTTCAGGTAGAACTGGAAAACGGACACCAGGTACTTGCGCATATCAGCGGAAAACTTAGGATGAACTTTATCAAAATCCTGCCGGGAGATAAGGTAACATTGGAATTATCTCCATATGACCTCTCTAAAGGAAGAATTATCTGGAGAGACAAGTAA
- a CDS encoding RNA-binding protein codes for MPEMEKGMLAVSKAGHDKGRLYVIIEIDDSYVYLADGRLRTLDKPKKKKRKHVQIIREKVETDGADDGAIRRKLKAMGQSM; via the coding sequence ATGCCGGAAATGGAAAAAGGTATGCTGGCCGTGTCGAAAGCGGGACACGATAAAGGCAGACTTTATGTGATAATAGAAATAGATGATTCATATGTATACTTAGCAGACGGCCGGTTGAGAACCCTGGATAAGCCAAAGAAAAAGAAAAGAAAGCATGTGCAGATCATCCGGGAGAAAGTCGAGACCGACGGGGCGGACGATGGGGCGATCAGACGGAAACTCAAGGCCATGGGCCAGAGCATGTAA
- the map gene encoding type I methionyl aminopeptidase: MPITVKSEREIELMTQAGQILENVHNELAKELHAGMTTKDVDRLGEEIIRSYGCIPSFLDYNGYPASICVSVNDEVVHGIPSEHRFLRDGDIVSLDAGVIYKGYHSDAARTYGIGTISQEAEKLIQVTRECFFEGIKYAKEGNHLFDISGAIGRYAQERGYGVVRDLCGHGIGTALHEAPEIPNYEMNRKGVMLKAGMTLAIEPMINAGGWEVDWLDDDWTVVTRDHSLSAHYENTVLITKGEPKLLTLTEAVL; encoded by the coding sequence ATGCCGATCACTGTAAAATCCGAAAGGGAAATAGAATTAATGACCCAAGCCGGTCAGATCTTGGAAAATGTCCACAATGAACTGGCCAAAGAACTTCATGCGGGAATGACCACCAAAGATGTGGACCGGCTTGGAGAAGAAATCATCAGAAGCTATGGCTGTATCCCTTCATTTTTGGATTATAATGGATATCCGGCTTCTATTTGCGTTTCTGTCAATGATGAGGTTGTCCATGGAATTCCCAGCGAACACAGGTTCCTCCGGGATGGAGACATTGTCAGCCTGGACGCGGGAGTGATCTATAAAGGATACCACTCTGATGCCGCCAGGACCTATGGGATCGGAACGATCAGCCAGGAGGCCGAGAAACTGATCCAGGTGACCAGAGAATGTTTTTTTGAAGGTATAAAATACGCGAAAGAAGGCAATCATCTATTTGATATTTCAGGCGCTATCGGGAGATACGCGCAGGAGAGAGGGTATGGCGTGGTGAGGGATCTGTGCGGCCACGGGATTGGCACTGCGCTCCATGAGGCGCCGGAGATCCCGAACTACGAGATGAACCGCAAAGGAGTTATGCTCAAAGCGGGAATGACCCTGGCGATCGAACCCATGATCAACGCAGGCGGCTGGGAAGTAGACTGGCTGGATGATGACTGGACAGTTGTGACCAGAGATCACAGCCTTTCCGCCCATTATGAGAATACGGTGCTGATCACCAAAGGAGAACCTAAGCTGCTTACCCTGACCGAGGCCGTTCTTTGA
- a CDS encoding adenylate kinase — MKIIMLGAPGAGKGTQAKKIAGKYEIPHISTGDIFRANIKNGTELGKKAKTYMDQGLLVPDELVVDLVVDRVNQKDCENGYVLDGFPRTIPQAEALDKALTAMGQKLDYALNVDVPDENIVRRMSGRRACVSCGATYHLEYAPAKQEGVCDTCGGELILRDDDKPETVQKRLNVYHEQTQPLIDYYTKAGILKTVDGTKEIDQVFQAVTEILEA, encoded by the coding sequence ATGAAGATCATTATGTTGGGAGCGCCGGGAGCCGGCAAAGGAACTCAGGCAAAGAAGATCGCGGGGAAATATGAGATTCCCCATATTTCTACCGGCGATATCTTCCGGGCCAATATCAAGAATGGCACAGAGCTTGGAAAGAAGGCTAAGACTTATATGGATCAGGGTCTTTTAGTGCCGGACGAACTGGTGGTGGATCTGGTAGTAGACCGGGTAAATCAGAAAGATTGTGAGAATGGTTATGTCCTGGACGGATTCCCGCGGACGATTCCTCAGGCAGAGGCGCTGGATAAGGCGCTGACCGCAATGGGACAGAAACTGGACTATGCCCTTAATGTGGATGTGCCGGATGAAAATATCGTACGCCGGATGTCAGGACGCAGAGCCTGTGTAAGCTGTGGGGCTACATACCATTTGGAGTACGCGCCCGCCAAGCAGGAGGGTGTCTGCGATACCTGCGGAGGAGAATTGATCCTCAGAGACGATGATAAGCCGGAAACCGTACAGAAGCGTCTGAATGTATATCATGAACAGACACAGCCGCTGATTGATTACTATACAAAGGCCGGTATTCTGAAAACAGTTGACGGAACAAAAGAGATCGATCAGGTATTCCAGGCGGTCACAGAGATTCTGGAGGCGTAA
- the secY gene encoding preprotein translocase subunit SecY produces the protein MLETFRRAFQIKDIRKKLGYTFLMLIVIRLGSELPTPGVDPTYIQNFFAENTGEAFNLFNAFTGGSFENMSVFALSITPYITSSIIMQLLTIAIPKLEEMRKEGEDGRKKITAITRYLTVGLALVESAAMAIGFGRQGLLVEFNFVNAAIVVLTLTAGSAFLMWIGERITEKGVGNGISIVLVINILSRVPSDMTSLFNQFVFVEGKSLASRALAVAVIFAIIVALVIFVVILQGGERKIPVQYSQKVVGRRTYGGQSTHIPLKVNTAGVIPIIFSSSLMQFPIVIASFMGKGEGTGIGSEILRGLNQSYWCNPQYPQYSWGLAVYIILTVFFAYFYTSITFNPMEIANNMKKNGGFVPGIRPGKPTVEYMTKILNYVIFIGACGLILIQIVPIFFNGWLGAQVSFGGTSLIIIVSVVLETMKQIESQMLVRNYKGFLNT, from the coding sequence ATGTTAGAGACTTTTCGGAGAGCATTTCAAATTAAAGATATCCGAAAGAAACTGGGATATACATTTTTAATGTTGATCGTGATAAGGCTTGGATCAGAACTGCCAACGCCAGGGGTGGACCCCACATATATCCAGAATTTTTTTGCAGAGAATACCGGTGAGGCGTTTAACTTGTTTAACGCTTTCACCGGCGGTTCCTTTGAAAACATGTCGGTGTTTGCCCTGAGCATTACACCGTACATTACATCTTCTATCATCATGCAGCTTCTTACTATTGCGATTCCCAAACTGGAAGAAATGCGCAAAGAAGGAGAAGACGGGCGCAAGAAGATTACGGCGATCACCCGGTATCTGACTGTAGGACTTGCTTTGGTAGAGTCGGCCGCGATGGCTATCGGATTCGGAAGGCAAGGACTTTTGGTGGAGTTTAATTTTGTAAACGCGGCGATTGTTGTCCTGACATTAACAGCAGGAAGCGCGTTCCTGATGTGGATCGGCGAACGGATCACAGAGAAGGGCGTGGGCAATGGTATTTCGATCGTACTGGTGATCAATATTCTGTCCCGCGTACCAAGTGATATGACATCACTATTTAACCAGTTTGTGTTTGTGGAAGGAAAGAGCCTGGCCTCCAGAGCGCTGGCAGTGGCTGTTATTTTCGCGATCATCGTTGCGCTGGTAATTTTTGTTGTGATCCTTCAGGGCGGTGAGAGAAAGATTCCGGTGCAGTATTCTCAGAAGGTAGTAGGGCGCAGGACTTACGGCGGTCAGTCTACCCATATTCCGTTGAAAGTGAATACGGCAGGCGTAATTCCGATCATCTTTTCGTCTTCTCTGATGCAGTTTCCGATCGTGATAGCTTCCTTCATGGGGAAAGGCGAGGGAACAGGAATCGGTTCAGAGATCTTAAGAGGCCTGAATCAGAGTTACTGGTGCAATCCTCAATATCCGCAATATAGCTGGGGGCTGGCGGTATACATCATCCTGACAGTATTTTTCGCGTATTTCTATACATCTATCACATTTAATCCAATGGAGATCGCGAATAATATGAAGAAAAACGGTGGATTTGTTCCGGGTATCCGTCCTGGAAAACCAACGGTAGAGTATATGACAAAGATCTTGAATTATGTGATCTTTATCGGAGCGTGCGGACTGATCCTGATACAGATCGTTCCGATTTTCTTCAACGGCTGGCTGGGCGCGCAGGTATCATTTGGCGGAACTTCTCTGATCATCATCGTAAGTGTTGTGCTGGAGACGATGAAACAGATCGAATCACAGATGCTTGTGCGGAACTACAAAGGATTTTTGAATACGTAA
- a CDS encoding 50S ribosomal protein L15, whose product MDLSNLRPADGAKQSSNFRRGRGHGSGNGKTAGKGHKGQKARSGGARPGFEGGQMPLYRRIPKRGFKCINSKDIVGINVSALEVFDNDTVVSIETLKESGIIKNARDGVKILGNGELTKKLTVQANAFSAGAVAKIEALGGKAEVI is encoded by the coding sequence ATGGATTTATCAAATTTAAGACCTGCTGACGGAGCGAAACAGAGCAGTAATTTTAGAAGAGGACGCGGCCACGGTTCTGGAAACGGCAAGACAGCCGGCAAGGGACATAAAGGCCAGAAGGCACGTTCCGGCGGAGCAAGACCAGGTTTTGAAGGCGGACAGATGCCATTATACAGAAGAATACCGAAGAGAGGCTTTAAATGCATCAATTCCAAAGATATCGTTGGAATCAATGTAAGCGCTCTGGAAGTATTTGACAATGATACCGTAGTTTCTATTGAAACTTTGAAAGAATCTGGTATTATTAAAAATGCGAGAGATGGTGTGAAGATCCTTGGCAATGGCGAATTGACCAAGAAACTCACCGTTCAGGCAAACGCGTTCAGCGCGGGAGCTGTCGCAAAGATTGAGGCGTTAGGTGGAAAAGCAGAGGTGATCTAA
- the rpmD gene encoding 50S ribosomal protein L30 has protein sequence MANLKVTLVKSTIGAVPKHRKTVEALGLRKLNKTVELPDNAATRGMIKQVQHLVKVEEA, from the coding sequence ATGGCAAATTTAAAAGTTACATTGGTAAAATCTACGATCGGCGCCGTACCGAAGCATAGGAAGACGGTAGAGGCTCTGGGCCTTAGAAAACTCAACAAGACGGTTGAGCTGCCGGACAACGCGGCGACAAGAGGAATGATCAAACAGGTACAGCACCTGGTGAAAGTGGAAGAAGCGTAA
- a CDS encoding 30S ribosomal protein S5, which yields MKQERIDASQLELNEKVVSIKRVTKVVKGGRNMRFTALVVVGDGNGHVGAGLGKATEIPEAIRKGKEDAAKHLISVALNENESITHDFIGKFGGASVLLKTAPEGTGVIAGGPARAVIEMAGIKNIRTKSLGSNNKQNVVLATIEGLRQIKTPEEVSRLRGKSIEEIVG from the coding sequence ATGAAACAGGAACGTATTGATGCTAGTCAGTTAGAATTAAATGAAAAAGTAGTGTCAATTAAACGTGTAACCAAAGTTGTTAAGGGTGGCCGTAATATGAGATTCACAGCTTTAGTAGTTGTCGGCGATGGAAATGGCCACGTAGGTGCAGGTTTAGGAAAGGCTACAGAAATCCCGGAAGCGATCCGCAAAGGGAAAGAGGATGCGGCAAAGCATCTGATCAGCGTAGCGTTAAATGAAAATGAAAGCATTACACATGATTTTATCGGTAAATTCGGCGGAGCTTCCGTACTGCTGAAAACTGCTCCGGAAGGTACTGGTGTGATCGCCGGCGGTCCGGCGCGTGCCGTGATCGAGATGGCGGGGATCAAGAATATCCGTACGAAATCTCTTGGTTCCAACAATAAGCAGAACGTAGTTCTGGCAACCATCGAAGGCCTGCGTCAGATCAAGACCCCAGAGGAGGTTTCCAGACTTCGCGGGAAATCTATCGAAGAGATTGTAGGCTAA
- a CDS encoding 50S ribosomal protein L18 — MVSKKSRSVVRVNKHRKIRNRLSGTAECPRLAVFRSNNHMYAQIIDDTVGNTLVSASTLQKDVKANLEKTNDVEAAAYLGKVIAERAIEKGIKEVVFDRGGFIYQGKVQALADAAREAGLNF, encoded by the coding sequence GTGTCAATAAGCACAGAAAAATACGTAACCGTTTGAGCGGTACAGCTGAGTGCCCTCGTCTGGCTGTGTTCAGAAGCAATAACCATATGTATGCTCAGATCATTGACGATACTGTTGGAAATACTCTGGTTTCCGCTTCCACTCTTCAGAAAGATGTGAAAGCAAACCTGGAGAAGACCAATGATGTCGAAGCAGCAGCATACTTGGGCAAAGTGATCGCGGAAAGAGCGATCGAAAAAGGGATCAAAGAAGTTGTCTTTGACAGAGGCGGCTTTATCTATCAGGGTAAAGTTCAGGCATTAGCAGACGCAGCTAGAGAAGCTGGGTTGAATTTCTAG